In the Gossypium arboreum isolate Shixiya-1 chromosome 10, ASM2569848v2, whole genome shotgun sequence genome, one interval contains:
- the LOC108487385 gene encoding succinate--CoA ligase [ADP-forming] subunit beta, mitochondrial-like, whose translation MKCDVIASGIVNAAKQVALKVPVVVRLERTNVDQGKRILKVVEAFKILTSDDKVKAILVNIFGGIMKCDVIASGIVNAAKQVALKVPVVVSLERTNVDQGKRILKESGMTLITAEDLDDVAKKAVKAASK comes from the exons ATGAAATGTGATGTGATTGCAAGTGGGATCGTCAATGCTGCCAAACAG GTGGCCCTAAAAGTTCCTGTGGTAGTCCGTCTTGAACGTACCAATGTTGACCAAGGAAAGCGAATTTTGAAG GTGGTTGAGGCATTTAAGATTTTGACTTCTGATGATAAAGTGAAAGCCATTTTGGTGAATATATTTGGGGGAATAATGAAATGTGATGTGATTGCAAGTGGGATCGTCAATGCTGCCAAACAG GTGGCCCTAAAAGTTCCTGTGGTAGTCAGTCTTGAACGTACCAATGTTGACCAAGGAAAGCGAATTTTGAAG GAAAGTGGAATGACACTAATTACAGCAGAAGATTTGGATGATGTTGCAAAGAAAGCAGTAAAGGCTGCCAGCAAATGA